One segment of Herbaspirillum hiltneri N3 DNA contains the following:
- the ilvA gene encoding threonine ammonia-lyase, biosynthetic has translation MTTDYLQKILTARVYDVAMETPLEIANTLSQRMENRIYFKREDMQSVFSFKLRGAYNKMAHLPPAQLKRGVICASAGNHAQGVALSAAKLGCRAVIVMPTTTPSVKIEAVKGRGGEVVLFGDSFTDAYNHALTLEKKLKLTFVHPFDDPYVIAGQGTVGMEILRQHADPIHAIFVAIGGGGLISGIAAYVKAVRPDIKIIGVQTTDSDAMARSIKAGRRVTLPDVGLFSDGTAVKLVGEETFRITRQLVDDIILVDTDAVCTAIKDIFQDTRSIVEPAGALAVAGAKAYIERAKNSKKPIRNQSLITIACGANMNFDRLRFVAEMADVGEAREAVFAVTIPEEHGSFRRFCEVIGPRNVTEFNYRISDAKSAHIFVGIQTGSADEPARIAKTFEKNGFSTLDLTHDELAKVHIRHLVGGKSTLAQDELLYRFEFPERPGALMRFLSTMNPNWNISLFHYRNQGGDVGRILVGLQVPKKEMKTFRAFLDNLGYRHWDESKNPLYKLFLG, from the coding sequence ATGACCACCGACTATCTGCAAAAAATCCTTACCGCCCGTGTCTACGACGTTGCCATGGAAACGCCGCTGGAAATTGCGAACACGCTGTCGCAACGGATGGAAAACCGGATTTACTTCAAGCGTGAAGACATGCAGAGCGTGTTCAGCTTCAAGCTGCGCGGCGCGTATAACAAGATGGCGCATCTGCCGCCGGCCCAACTCAAGCGCGGCGTGATCTGCGCCTCGGCCGGCAACCATGCGCAGGGCGTCGCGCTGTCGGCGGCCAAGCTCGGCTGCCGCGCCGTGATTGTGATGCCGACCACCACGCCATCAGTCAAGATCGAAGCCGTCAAAGGCCGCGGCGGTGAAGTCGTGCTGTTTGGCGACTCGTTCACCGACGCCTACAACCATGCGCTGACGCTGGAAAAGAAACTGAAGCTGACCTTCGTCCATCCCTTCGACGATCCGTATGTCATCGCAGGCCAGGGCACCGTCGGCATGGAAATCCTGCGCCAGCACGCCGATCCCATCCACGCGATTTTCGTCGCCATCGGCGGCGGCGGCCTGATCTCCGGTATCGCCGCCTACGTCAAGGCGGTGCGCCCCGATATCAAGATCATCGGCGTGCAGACCACCGACTCCGACGCCATGGCACGCAGCATCAAGGCAGGCCGCCGCGTCACCTTGCCCGACGTCGGCCTGTTCTCGGACGGCACTGCGGTCAAGCTGGTCGGTGAAGAGACCTTCCGCATCACGCGCCAGCTGGTGGACGACATCATCCTGGTCGATACCGACGCCGTGTGCACCGCCATCAAGGACATTTTCCAGGACACGCGCAGCATCGTCGAGCCGGCCGGCGCATTGGCCGTCGCCGGCGCCAAGGCCTACATCGAACGCGCCAAGAACAGCAAAAAACCGATCAGGAACCAATCGCTGATCACCATCGCCTGCGGCGCCAACATGAACTTCGACCGCCTGCGTTTCGTCGCCGAAATGGCCGATGTCGGCGAGGCCCGCGAGGCGGTGTTCGCCGTGACGATTCCCGAAGAACACGGCAGCTTCAGGCGTTTCTGCGAAGTGATCGGCCCGCGCAACGTGACCGAATTCAATTACCGCATCAGCGATGCCAAATCGGCGCACATCTTCGTCGGCATCCAGACCGGCAGTGCCGACGAACCGGCCAGAATCGCCAAGACGTTTGAAAAGAACGGTTTCAGTACGCTTGACCTGACCCACGATGAACTGGCCAAGGTGCACATCCGCCATCTGGTCGGCGGCAAGAGTACGCTGGCGCAGGACGAACTGCTGTATCGCTTTGAGTTCCCCGAGCGCCCGGGCGCGCTCATGCGCTTCCTCAGCACCATGAACCCGAACTGGAACATCAGCCTGTTCCACTACCGCAATCAGGGCGGCGACGTCGGCCGCATCCTGGTCGGCTTGCAGGTGCCTAAGAAGGAAATGAAGACGTTCCGCGCTTTCCTGGACAACCTCGGCTACCGCCATTGGGATGAAAGCAAGAACCCGCTGTACAAACTGTTCCTTGGCTGA